TCTCGGCGCAGGCGGTTATTACATCCGTCCTATTGAACATGGAGCCGACATCGTTGTACACTCTGCGACCAAGTGGATTGGCGGTCACGGTACTACCATCGGTGGAGTCATTGTCGACAGCGGCCGCTTCAACTGGAACAAGCACTCTGACCGCTTCCCGGAGATGGTTGAACCGTCGCCCTCTTATCATGGCCTCAAGTACTGGGAGGCTTTCGGTCCTGCTACCTTCATCACTCGAATCCGCGTTGAGATGCTTCGAGACATCGGCGCTTGTCTCAGTCCCTTCTCCGCACAGcaactcctcctcggcatcgAAACCCTTGGTCTTCGAGCTGAGCGCCATGCGCAAAATACAGAGAAATTAGCCAAGTACTTTGAGTCCAGCCCCAATGTGAGCTGGGTCCTCTGGCCAGGCTCCGAGTCTCACCCAACATAcgcccaggccaagaagtaTCTCACACGAGGTTTCGGCGCTATGCTGAGTATTGGTGTCAAGGGAGATGCTTCAGCTGGAAGCAAGGTCGTGGATGGTCTCAAGCTCGTGTCCAACCTTGCCAATGTGGGTGATGCTAAGAGTCTTGCTATTCATCCTTGGTCGACTACCCACGAACAGCTGTCCGAGGATGAGAGGCTCGCTTCTGGCGTGACGGAGGATATGATTCGTATCTCTGTTGGTATTGAGCATgtggatgatatcattgCCGATTTTGAGCAGTCTTTCCAGAAGGCTTATGGGGCTTAGTGTCGCGGTAATCTTGGTGGACTTTGCAGTCAGATAGATAGATAAGTGGCGGAAAAGCTTGCTATATATACACATTTCACTGTGATTGCTTATCTATCTACGATCACAAGCTGTTCGTAAATGATGTCACCACTTTGCTGTATGATTTAAGGATCAGCTATGAGCAGCCAATCGAATTGTTTGTGATTAGTGGTTTTCTCTATTGGATCAAGGATTCGCGAAAACTTGTTAGACTCTAAATGACATAATACAAGTTCCCATGGAATCGGAGATCACTATCAGTGGGATGGGCCCTTTCTGTCCTGATGTTACCTATATAGAAACACCAACATTGGATTTCTTAATTAAAGAGTCTTATCACAGGCTGTCCATAGGTCGAACAGAAAATGCTCACTTTGTACTTCATTCACCCTAGACCTCGAGCTATCTATCTTCTCCGCGACACAACGAGATTACGGCTACGTGAGCCCTCAGAGTTCTGTCATTTTTGTCTCGAACCCTTTTCTGTTGCCTCATACACTCTTCTATAGGTACGTTGATTGATCTGTCGAGCCTTCACACATCTATGACAAACGAGACCAAATCAGACGTGAACATAACGGATCCCGGGCAGCACAAAAATCTCTAAAGCAAACTGTTGTGTCCATTGATGCAAGGTCAGAAAGTATCGGTAGTTTATGCCGGACAGCTACATGCTTGCTCACGATCTAGTCCGGGTGCTAGGATTTCGGCTGTATACGTCCGAGAACCGAAGATGAAAGGCATACGGAGACCAGAGCTCCACTACAAACTTCCGCCGCCAAAGGACGAAGGCCGAAGACAGAGACTAAACCAATCGGAAGAGGGTGTTTGTGACTATCCACTACCAGCTGCATGTTACCCACTGTAACCCACTGAAGCGTAAGCTTCCGTTATTCAAGATTTTCGCAGGAATAATAACAGGGAAACTGTCCTTTACATTGCGACCGGACAAATGCGAGGATTGAATCCTTCCGGTACAAGCTGCAGTAATGAAACCCCAAGCTGGGGTTTTGCGGTCTCTAATACAGACGTCGGATCATGGTTTCGGAGGACCTGAAAGGCTCCGAGGTGGCGCTGTAAGTTAGTGTATCCCCCACTGAGAGTGCCAGAGACAATGCACCCCAGATTTACAGGGTCGTGAGACAATTGAGCATTATAACAGAGACGCGATAAGACCAACAGTGATTATCACAGTCAAGGACTAACAGCCCTATATTCTATTGTTTATCTGTATTCGCAATCACAATCATGGGCGGCGAAGTCTCAAACAAGACCTGGGTCTTTAAAAAGTCCCCCTCAAGCCTACCAGAGCCAGGCGTCCACACCGCTTTCGAGGATCGACCCTTGAGCCTAGTCGCACCGCCCGGCggtctcgtcatcaagctcctcacAGCTGGTCTCGATCCCCATCAGAGAGATCGCATGCGAGGAGCTGGTAACGTTGACTACGTGCCTGGCTATGAACTCGACGAGcccatcaccaacttctcTATCGCCAAAGTCATCCGCTCAGACAATGATGCTTTTGAGGAGGGAAGCTTAATCGCTGGTAGTCTTCCTATTGCCGAATACGGTATTATCCCGAAAGAGCTCATTGATGCTAGAGCGATGGCGTCGCCGCTTGTTTGGAAGGTCTCAAACAATTACAACCTTGATCTTAAGCACTATGTTGGTACCCTTGGTTTGGCTGGTATGACTGCTTGGAACTCATTCTACGGTCTCGTCAAGCCTGTCAAGGGCGAGACGATCTGGATTAACGCTGCATCAAGCTctgttggtgaagttgtcGTTCAActggccaagatcgagggcATGAAGGTCATCGCCAGTGTTAGCTCTGATGAAAAGCTCGACTACGTGGTCAATGAGCTTGGTGCAGATGTCGGCTTCAACTACCAAAAGGAACCAGTTGGCAAAGCCCTCAAGCGTCTTGCGCCAGATGGGCTAGAcgttgtctttgagaatgtCGGCGGTGATCATTTCCAAGCTGCTATTGAGAACATGAAGTGGTTCGGCCGCATCATCAGCTGTGGAACAGTAGGTCTTCCCTGCGCTTACCCATCCACCTTACTCACACTATCTAGGCATCCCAGTACAACAAGCCTGTTGAAGAACAGTATGGAGTCACCAACCTGTCGGAGATCTTCCGCCGTCgcatcaagatccagggcttcatcttctgggaTGATAACATTTACACTGACAACATTGAGAACTTCAAGGCTACTATGCCGAAGTGGGTTTCGGAGGGAAAGATCAAATCGCGCTATACTCAGTTTGAAGGCATTGAGCAGGCTGATAAGGCGTTTTTGTCGATGTTTACTGGTGGGAGCCATGGTAAGACCGTGCTCAAGATTAGCGACCCTTAAGTGGAGTGCGAATAGTAATAGTatgaagaagggcgaggGCAGTAGTTAACACGAATCTCTATTTATGAATGAAAAGTAACCTATCTTCTTGCCCAAGCTCAGAATCCCCCTCGCAGGAGACTAATTGTACAAGGTATTGGCTTTATTCCCAAGGGTGAATGTTCATCTTAACCCCATTGCCATCCCGATATTTATCCAGTACCCTATTCACAGCATCCACATCCAAACCTTCAATAACCTCGAAGTTACTTGGGCGAAGCTTCCCCTCCTTATACTAACGAGGAACCTCCTCCCAGAATTTCATGGTCAGCCCCGGGTAAATCTGGGATACCCCAAACGCAAGGCGCCGCTCATATCCAGCAGCTTTGGGCCCTATTCGAgcagcatcaaggtctcCGCTTGGAAAAGAGGGGAAGGTAGAAAATATACAGATTCTTTCTAACATGATCAGGCTTGATCGCTGGTGAGTATTCTAACCACTGAGGTATCGTGGGTGATCACCGTGATCATGTAATGAGTGTGCGTGGCTAGGTTGTTCatttgttgaagatgtgggGGCACGTGACGTAAGCACCTTTCCAAGTTTGATCGTAACATTACTGGACTGCCTTTCCGAAGTGCGGGGTCAGAGTAAGGCGAGACTTTAGATCCGACCCGAGATAACGCATTAACGTCGAATACGGGGAAACCGGCCATCCCCAGAAACCAGCCACCTGCTTTTTAACTCAACTTGTGACGGTTGGGTCCaactatattaaactaagccATGCTtggtttattattagcagaTTACGTAAGGTATAAACTAAGCgttattaaagtattatatttcttaatagtagatttaatatatattaagcttaattaatataaagaagttttattaatagctagtaaaCTAAGTTCTATTTAATACtaagtaaatatatatatatatatttataagaCTTAAGTAAGAATAATAAGATATAAAGTTATTATTAGTCCTAGAGTAATATAGTCCTAGAGCGCTATTAGTCTAATATTAATCAGCCTatctttaattaatttaatataaGACTTAAGGTAATATAGTTATTAAATAAAAATTATAGGGTgtaatttatatataatatagcTGCTAGGGTTATAATATAACTACCTAATTTATAATATCTTAATTAAtttataactttattaattttaattttatagACTTATAAATAgtattaattaatttaaaataataaaattTACTAAAAAAGATATATATGCTACTTTTTAAATAGTTTTAAAAAGAgtttttataaataaagcTATAATAGCTTATAATATAAACTATTTAATACTTTAAGCCTATATTAAAAGGGTTACAATACTAAAAGAAGCttataagcttaaataaaAGCTTTTAGctatttaaaaaaaaagtttaAAAGATTAGATTATAATTTAAGTTAACTTAAaatattttatattatattaataagtCTAATACTTTATAAGCTagattataatatataatagctttttaAAAATTATTAGAAAATACTAATTAAAGGCTTTTttaaataaaaataaaaaaataaaaactTTATTTAGTAAGTATATAGATTTTAAGAGGTTTAATAAAGCGTTTACTAAACTTATTAAGGCcttctttatattattattaatacttataATTTAAATAGTTAAGTAAAAAAAcagatataatattaataaagttaaaataataaaaaggaTAAGACTAAATAATCTATTTTTTAAATTAAAAGATAAAAAGTTACTACTTATTAATTAGCCTAATTTAAAGTTTTAAATTATAATCTTTAAGTATAtcttaataataaaaaaggcCCTAAAACTTTTAATAATTTTTAAAAGGAAAATAGTCTAATAATAGCATTTTTTAAAGAATTTAAATTTCCTAAAAGCCTAGGAATTTACTAATAGTAAAAAAGGCTAAATAAATAACTATATAATACTTACTTAGCTTAAAATAgtatttattttattaataaagcCTAAAAACTTAAAAAAACCttatttttttatttttaataattataaaagttatataactaaagactttttatttaagtattataataatatatttatacttttctttttaatatacttttcttatatcttttaattACTAGATATTATAATCTTTAGACtattaaaaaaatatataGAAAATTCCTTTTAAATTTTACTTTTATTACTAATTTAAgctatattaatataattacctttttatatacttataataaagcttaaaaagaagctattataaagttaaataCCCTAGCTAGCTAAAAAGTAACTAGACTATAGTTAGTTAATTTAATAAAAGTCCTTTAAACTATTTTAAGTATTATTTCTAATAAGCTAGCTATTAAACTACTTTTTTATAAAATTAGTAATTAATTAGATAATTATAACTTTCttattaaatattaaaaaagagaaattataataatatagttaaaataaaaagaatatttattaaaaaaaagaaaaaaaagttatatataataaaaatactAAGTTTATAAAGGTTCTAGTAAGTTTGAAGGCTTATAAATAGATAtaaaaagtattataattaaaaagaatattaaaatatatttaaagAATAAAATTTAAAGATCTTTATATTTagttttatttaaatatttaCTAATATAAATTTTATTTAATTAGAAAAATGTAATAGTAgttaattaattatattcCTAATaatatcttgttcttggtattTTATAGAGGGTAGCTGGTTTCTAGGGGTGGCCGGTTTCCCTGTATCTGACATTACTTCGGCTATTACTGTTAGAAACCGGCAGATTATTATAATAAGAAATGGCTCTGAGCTTAGGGTTACTCTAAGCTTTGCGTGTGATTTGCTGGCAAATATCCTCATTCCGAGGTTTCCTCAAATAGGTAAAGGCTTTATGATAGTAAATCGGAATAATATTCCGAGATATTCAGACATATAATATCGGATATTACAAAACCTGTTATCTACAAGCTTTATTTAGACACTTTAATACACATGCAACGTTCTATTACTATTACTCGTTATTATGTCGCCCTCATCAAACATGGAAGAATATCGAAGCGGAGACCCAAGTCTGgcttttgttgatgatgaagccgaaAAAGCTCCGACGTTTGATGATCCTTATGAGGAGCGCAAGTATGTCAAGCACAGGCTAGCACTAGGATTCCGGGTGCTAGCAAATTTCGGTCTTGCTGAAGGCGTTGCTGGACATGTAACTGTGAGGGATCCTGTTGATCCCAATAGTTTCTGGGTAAACCCTTTTGGTATGTTGTTTGCGGACCGCATATGATCCTGCGCCTGTCTTTACACGGAGCTTTACTAATCCCTTTTTGCACAGGACTACACTTCTCCCTTATCCGCGACGAAGACCTGATTCGCGTCAATCACGAAGGTAAAGTAGTTGATGGAGGAAAAAATAGGCGATTGAATTATGGTTTGTTCCCTTTCGGATTGGCTTGAATACCTATAATTTCTAATACTTCTATTCTAGCGGCCTATGCTATTCATGCAGAGATACACAAGGCTCGCCCTGATGTTCTCTGCGCGGCCCATTCTCATAGTACCTACGGACGGGCTTTTTGCGCCACCGGACGGACACTAGATATGCTCACGCAGGACTTTTGCGTATTTTGGAACGATCATATTCTGTGGTCGAATTTTGCCGGGCTTGTACTGGCCCCGGCTGAAGGCAAAGCCATTGCCGCAGCTCTGGGTACTAAGAAAGCAGCTCTTCTGGGCAACCACGGTATCATGACAGTCGGGCCCACCATCGAGGCTACTATCGCATGGTTCGTGCTGCTAGAGAGATGCTGTCAAATCCAACTTTTGGCCGACGCGAGCTCGGCAGGATCAGGAAAACCACTTTTGACGATTGGCGAGCATGAAGCTAAATCCACCTGGGAGGCAGTTGGAACGACAGGCAATGGGTACTTCCAGGGTCTCCCTCTTTTCCAGGTCGCGGAACAGGAGTTTAATGAAAGGTCTTTTCTAGGAAAAGGGCTTAAGGCAGCCTGATTTACTTTTATATAAGGTCCTTTTTACTTTTATCTTAAAAATCTatttattaaagttatatTATCTTAACTAGCTCTATATATAACTGATTTTAAAAAATAATCTTGATAAATTCTTATTAAGCAAAATAGTAAGTGCTTTATATAAGTAAGACTAGTTATAgaatatttatataaatagaaATCCGATTCTAATAAAACCTCATCTGATTTATAGGTAATTACTACCTTACTTCTAAACATGCATAGACTAAACATCCAAGTCCATTCCCTCGCGAGCAGCAATAACTTGGCTGCACAGTGCATTGATCCTCATATACTTGTAAAAATTCTCAACTCCAACGACATAAGGATTGGAGGCGCCTGGGGCACGGTGGGCGAGAATATCGGCGTTATAAAGACTATGGTCGGCGACATTGTGGTTTGAGAGAAGGACATCGACCCCCTTCGCCTTGGATATGTCGGCAAACCGGTTTTGTGACGCGATTTTCTGTTCTCGCGCAGTCTTGTCTGCTGGCGTACCGGTGCCACCAGATAGTCCGGCCAAATGACGCTTGCCCTTGTCAACAACCGGGAAGATGAGTGAAAGCGTGCCGGGAGTGTGCCCTGGTGTTTGCACAATGTCAATGGCAACATCTCCAAAGGTGAGGACATCGCCATCGACAACCACCTTGTCTTTGACTGGGACTGGCGTATTAGAATCCTTTCCTTGTCCAGCCATGCCCTCCCATGCCGCCTCGGTGGCGTAGACAGAAGCATTAAACTGGTCTTGAATGTACTTGGCTCCCCCAAAATGGTCAATGTGCTCGTGTGTGATTATAAGGTGCTTGATATCGCTACCTTTGTAGCCTAGTTTTTCCAAGTCGGggatcatgatcttctcaatctcgtcctGATTATCGAGGGCGTCAATCACAACCAGGCCATCACCAGTATCATACGCCCAGGCATGAACATATGCATGGCCGACAAAAAAGAATTTGTCGAAAGCCGCGAAGGGGTTCACGAAGCCGGGTGGCATGGTGAAGGTAGCTGGATATACTTGTTGGGTGATGCATTGATCCTGGAAATACTGGTGAATTGAGCCATCGGTGGCGAGTCGCCTGCCTTCATTCAGAAGACGCGTAACGTTCTCTTTCTGCTCATTTGGGTAGGTAGTGATGTTAAAGAACTCGGAGATGGGCTTGATCTGGGCCTGGGCAAGCGATGAGTTCAGTCCCAGAACCAAGGAGGCCGTGAAAAAGTAATTAGTTGAACGCATGCTGAAAGGTGCGGAAGATGAAACTTTGTAGCTGACTATGCTGAGTAAAGTTCAGAGCTGAGGCCGGTAGTTGAGGAATATAAATGTATTTGAACTTGACTCGTGCTATGGTGTAGACTGCACGGGTCTTTAGCTACTGTTCTTTGACCGCCTCGATGTACAAGATTTGCTTACTGTTTTCCGAGTGGGATAGGTCTTGGAAACCGGGTCCTCAACCAGGATGCATGAAAATGGGATCAGGGTCATCTGAGTGTAAAAATCCATGGAATATGCAAACAGTAATTTCCGCCTATAACAAGCTATAAAAATGTAATCAGAGTATGCCGAGCGAGTTGACCCTGGTTTGAAATCTTGGAAATCAAGGATAGCCCTGAGTCAGTTGTGCTTTTTCTCAGAGGATAGTCTACCTTGTATAAATTGTATTTGTTCTTTTAAAAaagttaatattaatattttAATGCTATTATATAtcttaaatatataaaagatGCCCTAATTTCTTTAATAAATTATTAATTTAAACTgtttatataaaaaataGGTATAAAGGTATATATTGTAGGGTAAGtagtattatatattagTCACAGTAGTATAATAAGCTTACCGAGATAGCGCCGTACTAGGCCGTTTAAAGAATATCCGACGAGTTTACGGATATACCGGTACAGTAGCATTCCACATCCATGCCACCT
This region of Fusarium verticillioides 7600 chromosome 3, whole genome shotgun sequence genomic DNA includes:
- a CDS encoding O-acetylhomoserine (thiol)-lyase, with protein sequence MAEQVFQNFETLQLHAGYTPDPHTRSTAVPIYATSSYTFNDSAHGARLFGLKELGNIYSRLMNPTVDVFEKRIAALEGGIAAAATSSGQAAQFLTIATLAKAGDNIVASSHLYGGTYNQLNVLFPRFGIKTKFVRSGKLEDYVAAIDDQTRAIYVESMSNPDYVVPDFEGIAKIAHEHGIPLVVDNTLGAGGYYIRPIEHGADIVVHSATKWIGGHGTTIGGVIVDSGRFNWNKHSDRFPEMVEPSPSYHGLKYWEAFGPATFITRIRVEMLRDIGACLSPFSAQQLLLGIETLGLRAERHAQNTEKLAKYFESSPNVSWVLWPGSESHPTYAQAKKYLTRGFGAMLSIGVKGDASAGSKVVDGLKLVSNLANVGDAKSLAIHPWSTTHEQLSEDERLASGVTEDMIRISVGIEHVDDIIADFEQSFQKAYGA